agaatggtttgggttagaatgacctcaaagcccatccagtgccacccctgccatggcagggacacctcccactgtcctagggtgctccaagccctgtccagcctggcctgggacacttccaggcatggggaATCTCCAAACTGTTAGTTTAAATACatagaattaattaatttaaataactACTATTCTTCCCCCCAACACTAAGACACATCCAAACCATTGTGTACACAGCTTTGCTGGCTACTCAGAAGACATTTTCTTTGTAGTAaaacaatgttttattttactctCAGGCCATGTGCAAGTCAGAAATAGCAGCTGGTGTAGGTTTTGTTCCCCTGACTCTGTTGTCAGTGTGATTTTGTGACCATAAAACCTTGCAGTTGTTTAGGACCCCACGCTGTGTGCAGGCAGGTGGGTCAGTGCCCCGGAGGACCAAGGCAGAGATGAGCAGGGAGTGGAATTGGGCATGGCCAGGACACATTCCCTTGGCacagtgtcttggtttgaaagccaggagtctgctaaggaaggcaggagcctcccctgaaatggagaatgcaaaccctccccacccctctgaattgctatacattttaaattaaagggctctcaggcaaaaatatgggagcaggaaataacagttctttaatagggaaaaaataaagagataaaataaacaatgcagtaaactaaaacaacactgccagagtcagaacacaacctgacaccctgtgggtcaggctgttggcagcagtcccattggaattgtggctcagccctcctgcagtgtcaggggtggttctgctggagcagggatcctgtagaaaggtgcagtctctgcctctgaagatccagtggcagaggcagctgctgttcctctggggaatccagtgcagaagccatgctggtgttccagaatctccagattatatccaggcaggaatgcttggctcctccctctgggctcacatctcccaatgggatgctgtagttcttatcagccatgcagtgacattcagtagctgttatcagcagatgtcccctcctgagggaggtgtgattgtggtcactcaaagagagagagataaggcaaactgcccacttgacaaagataatttgccatacagatggtaatggaatacatcttgcattgcaatctggaacaCACAGGTGAAGAGAAATTCAGGGGTTTGGTTTTGCCTGAATGGCTGAGGCCAAGGTGCAGAGTGTCACCATGAGTTCAtgtccaggctctgctggaggcCTTTTGGTGCTTGGACCTCCcaccttctcctttctctgtgcTTGTTGATGCAGGTTACCACAAAGGGTTTGAAGAGTCACCAGCAGCTTTCCAAAACAGGAGTTTGTAAATTGGCCTCTCTgagcctggcagagcctggggggatgcagggacagctgtgggAGCCCCTGGCTTGGGGCTGACCCCCCTTTCCAGGGAAGTGAGCTCCAGAAAAATGGGGAGCAGCATCCCTTCATATACTGCTATCTagtgcagcactgctgtgccctgagggCCTTTGTGAACTGTTCCTTTTTATCCAAGTGACAGGAACAGAGATGTGAAAAGGCCTCTAAGCCACCCCTGTGGCCCCATATTCTCAGCTTGATTGGAGTTTGTTTATCCCCTTGCTTaaggcagcactgccaagcccccAGGCTGACATCCAGGCTTCCTCAGAGgcccagggaagcagagagAGAGCCTCCAAGGCACTGAGCTGGCTCAGAGAGAGCTCCTGAGGCAGCCCCAGAAGCACAGAATCATTcagaggcaggggcagggctaGGGTCACCCCCCTCTCCTCTCACAAAGGGGTTTTGCTATAAATGGAAATTAGACCTCGCTCacaattatatattataataacaCTGGCCTGAGTCTTGTGTTGGTCACATCAGTTGCTCCCAAAGCTCTCCATGCTTTGTTGTAAAAGATTCCctcatccctgtgctgcagggttgttcctgtgctcccagccccaggtcACACAGGAGCCTGTGCCTcgctcagagcagctgcactgctgccccAGGGACCCTTCCCACTGCAACCCTGGGGGCTTCACAGAGTCCTGGGCTATCCTGAGTTAGCAGGGATCCACAAGGACCATCAGTGCAGCTCCTGTGTTAACCAGGAGACCCCAACAATCCCTGAGCACCCCTGAGAGCAGggtccaaatgctcctggagctgtggcagccttgggaccattccctggggagcctgggcagtgcccagcaccttTCCCTGAGCTCCATCCCACCCCCCTCACACATTTCCAGCCATTatcttttgtttaattttctcCCAAAATCCTGGGAGTGCCCCAGCCCACGCtctctcctgtgctctctccccaGTTTACTGCATCACGCTGGCCGTGAACCTCATCTCCTGCCTGGCCTGGTGGATTGGGGGAGGCTCTGGGGCCAACTTTGGCCTGGCCATCCTCTGGCTCATCCTCTTCAGCCCCTGTGGTTACATCTGCTGGTTCCGACCTGCCTACAAAGCCTTTCGGTgagtgccagcccagcaggtgctgctgctgcagttcccTCTGCAAGTTTCCCTgattgttattgttatttttattattctctgGTTGTTTCCCCTggttattattgttattgttgttattcTCGGCTTGTTTCCCTGGTTCAGCACCTCGTGTCTGAATGTCTTGTTTACTTTTCAAAATGGAGAAGAATGTGGCTATTTCTAAATGCTAGATACAGGACTGAGGGTCCCATAAGGTTGGAGGTGAGGGTCACATAAGTTTGGCACTTCTAAGAGGGTTAAATTCATATTTTACTTCAATATCTCAAACTTAGCAGCACCCTCATCTCAGTGCAGCATTAAAATAGTTACTAATTTGGTAAAGCTTCATCGAGGCTTATTTTGATGGAAGACTATTATTAGTTTTTGAGAACTCTTCTGATTCCTGTCTCCAGCTACTTGAGAGCTTGTCTGCTTAGCTTTTTAGATAAAAGCAGTTCCCTGGAGTCAGTCCTTCTGAAACTCCACAAATATTTAAAGCCATCCTACATTTTTGCTTTAATTAATAATCATTTGCATTTGCTGTGGACCACGAGGCATCACTCAAACATTAATGTGTAAAgcctggcagagccaggagggtcctgagcagttcccagcctggcacagggaaaggaggggcctgcccagtgccaccaccacaccccacaccccaGTCAGGGGTTTGCCCTCTGAAGGTAAAGCTGTTCCTGGTAGGATACTCTGGATTTTGATTATTCACCAGACTCTGTGATGAGCTGGTTTGGATGACAGCAAAAGCAGCTGATGGAAATGGGAGGTGACAGGTGGGTCCTGTCTAGCCCATGATAAATTAATTGTTTAAATGCTCTTCTGAGCTGATGCTTTGTGTGCCCACAGCACTGGACACTGTTAAATCAGCAGTGGCATCATGGAGTACAGGGGAGGGTCATTTCTGCTGGAAAGAGAAGGGTTGGATTTGTCTCAAAGTTCCAAATGACGTGAAAATCCCAGCTCTGAACTCTtgccctgtggggctggagtTTGTCCCCATCCTGAGCTCAGAAGCCCCAGGgcctccaagggctggagctctGTTCAAAGAGGAATTTCCATTCTAAAGTCTGGGAAAAATTACTCCTCCCTGCTGACCTCCCCCGGGCTCCACAAGGGCCGTTTCTCATTATTCCTTGAACATTGTTTGGATGTGTTTATGCAGTGAATGCTGAGAGGTCCCTGAGGTTACTCTGTGCAGAGACTTGCAGTTAAAAAAAGATTCAATCAACCCCAGGGACAGAGTGGGGAGCCCAGGGATCAtcccctgggacagcagctgggctggaaatCACTGAGGAGGGATCACAAGTGGTGATTGCAGAGGCAAAATCAGCCGTGCTTGTCCTGGAGGAGGCCACCCTTCAGTGCTggcaccctgtgctgggaggatgCTTCTGTAAAACCTTCCTCATCCCACTGCATCCCAAATTCAATTAGCTGCAGAGCTTTGGTGCTAGGGCAAAGCTGTAGCAAATCTGCACCAGAAAGCTGGATGAGAAATCACCTTTTCTCTGTATCCTCACTAATTCCTGCAGATCCTTTCAAATGAAGACTCCTCCAGCCCCTTCAGGTCGGAGTCGCAAGAGTCTGTTTGAAGGCTCAGCCTCGAGCCTAATCCTTGTTAATTGGATTCTGACAGGCACCACAGTCAGCAGGCCCTGCCTAAAGTATTTCTTTCTCAATGCTGTACTCTGAGGTGGTGTTTGAAGGGTGGGATTGTGAGGATACTCAGGGATAACAAATCTTCCAGAGCCACCATCTGTGACAGACACCAGACCAACAcgggcagctctgagcagcgTGGGTGTGGCTGGAGGCTTCTCAACGTGCCTCACCTCCCTCATCTCCTCCCAAGGCATCAGGGGCTAGAATTATAAAACTAACAACCATCagcataataaaaataattataataataagcATTTAAATGCTTTCAGGGTTTAAGGAGGAGCTGGCAGTAATTGGAGCTCTTTTCTTAAATCCCCTTTGTACCAAACTGCCTCACAAGCACCTGAAGCGTTTTTTGTAGATCTGTAGATAAATCATTGTCCCTTTGAGTTCCTTAGAGTATGAGAATCATTTATATCATTAAAAATGATAGTTTGAGGAAGTTCAGATGTGCCTGATATGGCTGGTTTGATGGGATGAAGATGTGTTGTGGCAGAGCCCAGACTTGGGCAAGGCAGTGCCAGGTGCACCCGTGACAGAGGCTGTGAATGTCTCTGGTCAGCTTCTTGCTTGGGGGCATTTTCATGCTAATTATTGTACCTGCATAAACTCAAGGACCCCACCTgaggagcctgcagagatgggaAGTGTGCCTCagcttcacagaatcacagaatcacagaaattctaggttggaagagacctttaagatcatcgagtccaacccatgttctaacacctcaactagatcatggcaccaagtgccacatccagtctttttttaaactcttcgagggatggtgactccaccacctcccttggtagatgattccagtatttgaccactctttctgtgaaatacttcctccttaattctagcctgtatctcccttggtgcagcttgagactgtgtcctctttgTCTGTggttgcccggagaaagagaccgacccccagctcaccacagccacccttcaggaagttgaagagagtgataaggtcacccctgagtctccttttctccagggtgaacaaccccagctccctcagtcaccCACCTCTCTCATGGCTGTTTTCCCTCCTGTGATGTCCCAGTGCTGGATTATTTACCATGGGTGTGGGAACATGATGACAAGCAGACACTGAGACGTTCCCAGCTGGAATTCTCCTGCTCAGTGATCATTTCTAGTGTATGGACAAGCTCTGCCTGCCAGCATCAGACTCCTGCATGCCTCcttgccagggcagagctgggcaggtaTCAGGCTGGGCTGACATTCGGTCAGAGAATGATTCAGACTCTCTGTGTAGGAAACTCGtgtccctcagcctctcctgtgTGTCATCATACATGCAATTCTTTGGGGAGGGCAACTTCAAGAGCCAGATTATTAGGAGACAATCTGTGCTGCTGAGTCATGGAGCTGTGTGCTCTCActgccagggaaggggagaaacctcccagcacagccatggagggaACGCTCTGGAGCCACCACTGTGGAGGGTTTGGATGTGGTGGTGGGGTcagacatggagcagcacaAGGTGCCAGTGCCCTCCTGACCTCCTTTCTTCCTCCACAGGTCGGACAGTTCCTTTAatttcatggcctttttcttcatctttggGGCTCAGTTCCTCCTCACGGTCCTGCAGGCGATCGGCTTCTCCGGATGGGGAGCGTGGTAAGTGGGGatgtcccagcagctctgggctgtggctgctcccatGGGCTTGGAGAGGCTGATGGGAGCCTGTACAAGgtggagaagaaaaagctttctggTTTCCCCAGTGGCATAGCTGTATCTGCTCTTGGGGTGCactgtagccatgatattttatgaaaaatcctttccttaggatttttttctcctgagaagctgagaggcctcaggaacaaaatataaacaatggttatctgctgctgtggaatgcaacaggtgcatctgtgattggtctcatgtggttgtttctaattaatggccaatcacagtgagctggcttggactctctgtccaagccacaaacctttgttatgattccttctttttctattcttagccagccttctgatgaaatcctttcttttattcttttagtacagttttaatgtaatatatatcatagaataataaatcaagccttctgaaacatggagtcagatcctcatctcttccctcatcctcagacccctgtgaacactgtcacagcacACCACTGGGGTTTCATTGCTGTGTTGGGCAGAAATCAAAGCCAagttggatgggacttggagcaatGTGGtccagtggaaagtgtccctgcccttgtgTTCTgctgggctttaaggtcccttccaacccagataattctgtgattttcacCTGGTTGTTCTCTGTAGCCTCTTCCCTCAGTGTCCATTTCTTTCACCATTTATTTACGGTGTCAGGCTCAGCACTGccctcagtgctggcagcacacGGTGAGCTCAGTGTGGTGACTCATTGTTGGCCTATGAGAAGTACTGTGAGAGTTCTCCTAAAATAAATGGGAGCTTGTTAGTGTCTGTCCCTGGTTGTGTTATAATTGTTTGGCATTTTAACTTCCTGTCTACAGAGACTTGAGAGCAATTCCTGCTGAAACTACAATTAATGGAAAGTTCTGGCACTCCATTTAACACTCTGGTTTCAGAGTTGCTGATGTCTCACCTGGTTTTTGCCAGGAAAGGAATGGAGATGGAGTGTAAATCACAGGACCCTGGTGTTCCCTGATCCCAATTCTGGTCTCTAGATGCACAACCAAAAGCACCTTGGGAATATGTCTTCTCTTCCCAAAATCCATGCAGCTGGCTGTCCCTTAAAGCTCTCACACTAGATTAGTGAGGGATGCTGGCAAGGGAGGTGAGATCTCAGGGAGATACCTGAATTGAATTCTGACAATTGTCTTCATTGttcatttcattttcaggaGCTTAAAAGCTGCCTTGTAATTTCTGGGTTATGAATCACAGAAACagagaatgctttgggttgaaaaggaccttaaatcccatcccattccaccccctgccatggcagggacaccttccactatcccaggctgctccaagccctgaaCAGCCTGACCCTGGAcactctcagccacagctgctctgggcaccctgtgccaggcccttcTAAGCACTTAAACAATTTTTCTGATAACAAGGACACTTAGAAAAGCAGATTATAATGttattttgtctctttttctaTCTCTTGCAGTGGATGGTTGGCAGCCATCACCTTCTTCAGCACCAGcgtggcagctgctgtgttcatGCTGTTCCCTGCCATCATGTTCACCATGTCAGCAGTTGCCATGTTCATCTGCATTATAAGGGTAAGTTCTGCTCATGGAAGGTGTCCAGGAGCAGAAtgagatgagttttaaggtcccttccatcccaaaccattctgggattcttcAGATCTCTCTGTGCCTTGGAGAATCCCTGCTGTGTATCACAATAATGTGAAGAGGCAGTTCAGCAGCCACCACAAGCCATCAGTGCTTTGAAAGGTTGCACAGTGCAGTCAGTTGATGTCTCTCAGAGTTTGTGGAGGACAAATCTAGACAGCATAGGATAGCTCAGGCTGGAAATTGCCACGGTGTCAATGTGGTGATGTTGCTTTGTGTCATGCAAAGCAAGATTCAtgtggagcaacctgggactCTGTGAAGGGGGGAGGtttggattggatattaggaaacatttgttttcacagaaaggATTGTAAAAtgttggaacaggctgcccagggtaGTGGTGGAATCATCATCCATGGGAGTGTTCCAAAAATGTGTGGATGTAGCCCCTGGGACATGGGTCAGTGGTGAACATGAGGGTGGAGCTGGGCTGATGGTTGGACTTGGTGGTCTTAGAGGTCTTCCCCAGCCTCAGCaatcctgtgattccatgatttgtTGCTCCTTGGGATGGTCAATGGTGAAGCATCTGCAGTAGGGACCAGGTGGCAGAGTGAGAATCGTGTCTCTGCAGAAACAAGGATTTGTAGTAGGACTCTCTGGAAAGgtgtggcaggcagggagaacagagtggcagcagtggtgttgGACTCTGCTGGAGAGGTTTCCAccccctggcctgggctggctgccttgctgtggGATCCCCACCTGAATTCTGGCCATGCTGCTGGAAGGTGTTCAAGTTTGGGGTTGATATTCTCTCTGTGCACCTCTCTTCACTGCATTACTGCATTTTCTGTGCTCTGTTGCTCAGAAATGCAGCTCTTCACAGAGACAGGAACAAATCCTGTTCCaggtggctctgcaggggctcagctctgggctcctggtGCTGACCCTCCTCTTGTCCTCCCTTTTATCCCTTAGGTACACAAAATCTACCGAGGGGCtggtggaagcttccagaaGGCTCAAGATGAGTGGAACAGCGGCGCATGGAGGAACcctcccagcagggaggccCAGTACAGCAATTTTTCTGGGAACAGCCTGCCAGAGTATCCCACAGTGCCCAACTACCCCTCTGCAAACCAATGGCCTTAAGCAGCAACAGCTGCAAACTGCCTGGAGTCTCTCcttttttggtctttttatTCTTGTTCTTGGAAAAGATCATTTGCATTCCCCCCCAAGCACCCCACTCATCTCGAGGACCTTCCTGGTTCTTGTCTCCTGATCCCTGAGGAATATCCTGCTCTCAGCCCTTCCCTCTTCCACTGCACTGCACGGCCATGGCAGAAAGCTTTTTGTTTGCCTTGAGTCACCAGTATTTGCCTCGTTGCAGACTGAGAACAAACCCTTCACTGCCCTTGCTTGAGGGAATCCtctcctgagcatccctggaaAAGGCTCAGCTTCCCCACGATGGCAACActcccacagctgcccctgctcctgctcagctcccatggaatgcccagcacagcaccacacCTTCTGTAGCAAAAGCAATCAGAGCAACTGGTGTTTACTCTCCTGGATGAATAATGTGGAAATTTTCACTCTAAGGGAAATGCAGCACTTAAATTATTTGGTACTGGTGAGGCTGAAGTGATTTGTGAAAGCTCCACCCTCCGTGGGAGGACCCTGCAGGTAACAGAGGTGCCCTGGGTGAGTCCTCGGATGGGAAACCCCACAAGTCCTCCTTGCCTGGCTCAGACTGTTGtgatgctgcagctcttgctttccctgctgccaaaACCTCTTGCTGGATCTGTGTGTTCCAAAGGTGCAGATTCATCTCCTTAGGTCCATGATTGCTTGCTCAAGCCTGAATCAAAGCCCAGTGGAAACCAGTGCAGAGCTGACACTGGGCCTTGGTGATGCTCACCCTGGTACAGGGGCTCAGCACGAGATTTCCCCACCATGAAACTTCCAGCCAGGTTTAGTGCTGGATGCAAAATAATGATTGATCTCAGTGCTGGAGCCCCAGTGTGGTTTGGAAATGCTTCTGTTACAATGAATAGTTTaattctgcctgctgctggtgtAGCTGAACTCCAGATATTACAGTGGGAGACCAAGGGAAGCTTGTTAGTCCTCATGGCTGCTGTTGGCTGGCAGGATTTCCATGAAAGAGAGATTCCTGCCTTTCTCCAGCCATCAGGGAGGATGAAGCTGTTGAGAGGGATTGTTTTCCCTGAGGTTATCCTCCACCTTGTCATTCATCTCCATTCTGTGCCTGAGCCATCCAATTCCCTGTGTCCTACAGCGACCCAGGCAGCAAAGGCTGCAGTTTCCTCTTccccctcagcctgctgtgaaTTTTTTAAAACCTGTCCAAACTGGGAGGTCAGTTCCCAATTTTTTTATAGGGAGTGAGTGTTCCAAGTCTTTGGCTCTCAAAGTTTTGGTCAATATACAAAGTGCTCCATTTGGGAGACCAAGGAGGGGTTGGGCACCCTGGGGATCAGACCCAGAGCCTGCTGCCTTGGCAGGCTGTTGATGGGGTTAttccaaattcccaaattcacACTGagcaactggaaaacaaaagtggctcctggaaagggacagggacatggtaCTAGCTAGGTGGAATTGATTTGCAAGTGAtcctttgaaatgttttctctaCATGTGCCTTATCTAATGAAATCACGGCTCACAGAGGAGAGCTCCTGCTTGCCCCTGCAGAATTTCCCTGTTAACTTGTCCTGTGTCACACTGTAAATAATGAGGGAAGCACAGCCTGGAGTCTGCATGACCCCTGTGTTACCGGGGCCAAAGCAAAAACCATCCCAgatttccccaaatttccccaaatttccGTTTACAGCCACACTGACCCCCCTGCACTGGCTCTGGGACATGCTCCCAACACCAGGGGTTTTCCTGGAGAGTGTGCAATGAGCTTGGCAGGAGGAGCTCTTGGAGCCTTGTGAACAGAACATGACCTGATGGCATTGTGAAGCTTTTAGGTGCCTTTGTCTAGTGTCAAGTGTAATTTTAAGTGTTCCTTGTCGCTTGCCATCGGAGTGATGGAAGAACTGCCTGGCGTTGACTCCCTGGAAATACGATGGATGCACCAGGAGGTGAGGGCTGAAGGTGCCATTGGCCACACCTGGGAGCCAGGACATGTCCCTCAGTCCTGCCCTTTGCCAAAATTCCTCAAAACCATTTGATACCTGCTCCATTTCAGTGTGTCAAGTTGGAGGTTTTGAAGGAGCCGAGAGGAGAAGTGTTGGTGGAGGCTCCACATCCTTCTTCTCTTTGGGATTTTCCCCTTGG
The Melospiza georgiana isolate bMelGeo1 chromosome 26, bMelGeo1.pri, whole genome shotgun sequence genome window above contains:
- the SCAMP4 gene encoding secretory carrier-associated membrane protein 4, with protein sequence MAEKVNNFPPLPKFIPLKPCFYQNFADEIPIDYQFLVKRIYHVWIFYCITLAVNLISCLAWWIGGGSGANFGLAILWLILFSPCGYICWFRPAYKAFRSDSSFNFMAFFFIFGAQFLLTVLQAIGFSGWGACGWLAAITFFSTSVAAAVFMLFPAIMFTMSAVAMFICIIRVHKIYRGAGGSFQKAQDEWNSGAWRNPPSREAQYSNFSGNSLPEYPTVPNYPSANQWP